In Heyndrickxia vini, the sequence AAAAGCATCTGGCAATGGTTGCACTGAAAAATCGCGAATATGCTAGAAATAATCCAAATGCACAATACCGTGATCCTGCTACTTTAGAAGAAATTATGAATGCACGGATGATTACAGAACCGTTAGGATTATTTGATTGCTCACCGATAACAGATGGAGCAGCTGCTATTGTAGTTACCCGAGGGGACAAGGGGATTAGGGTTATCGCTTCTTCTCAAGCATCTGGCCCAACACAAGCCCAAGAGGTGGAGGATTTATTAACGATTAGTGCGATCAAACAATCCGGTTCGATGGCTTATGAACAAGCAGGTTTCGGACCGGAGGATATTGATGTCATCGAACTTCACGATTGTTTTTCAATGACGGAAATATTGGCGATTGAAGCATTAGGGTTAGCTGAACGTGGGGAAGGATGGAAACTGATTGAAGAAGGACAAACGAAACATGGCGGAAAGGTCCCTGTTAACACAAGTGGCGGATTGCTTTCACGAGGCCATCCAATCGGTGCAACAGGCTTAGCACAAATCTATCAAGTTGTTCAACAATTAAGAGGGACCGCTTGTAACCAAGTGGATGGAGCGAGAATCGCCCTTGCCCAAAATTTAGGTGGAACAGGATCGTACTCTACTGTCCACATTTTTACAAATGGGAGGTAAGAGAAATGAAACTATCAATCTATGTTTGTGAATCAT encodes:
- a CDS encoding thiolase C-terminal domain-containing protein; translated protein: MKQVTVIGTGMTKFGTLADKSLKQLLLEASFQALKEASFPKIDAVFIGNFMSGALANQEILGSLIAHDLGLGPIPTVKMEGACASGGIAFRHACEMIEAGIYDTVLVAGGEKMKHAQSDVVMQAINAAMDTDSNEKKAGLSFPGFFGILANRYFYETDASKKHLAMVALKNREYARNNPNAQYRDPATLEEIMNARMITEPLGLFDCSPITDGAAAIVVTRGDKGIRVIASSQASGPTQAQEVEDLLTISAIKQSGSMAYEQAGFGPEDIDVIELHDCFSMTEILAIEALGLAERGEGWKLIEEGQTKHGGKVPVNTSGGLLSRGHPIGATGLAQIYQVVQQLRGTACNQVDGARIALAQNLGGTGSYSTVHIFTNGR